One segment of Aulosira sp. FACHB-615 DNA contains the following:
- a CDS encoding isopeptide-forming domain-containing fimbrial protein: MNRPCKKKQITFGINWKQSLTKIVFLVSFLHTSAPIVVTAQDTRVVNLTNQATYTYQDNDQNIPYQGITSQLQVSPIPLVDPSGRILGCGGTPLADYTGFSVGIYEPNPSDPTGTELGQLLSLTRTEIPDIPSNNIPGGKSPNSENSNPFSITNNPAGFYNFLLDPNRGQTDPGRQYILVINPPANSIYQQRRIKIEIIDRTGTGNNTIVRYAATSLDGQPIRITGETRVEDSVVVVPNAEVVGLDLLAFALTTNMCQAQQLQIIKTGDRATAEPGDTVIYRISVKNLSDTTLNNLVVTDTLPLGFNFINKSVRGELNGQAVNITTERNGNTVTFRTDVTIPSQTVVNIAYAAQLTPDAVRGTGRNSAIARVLRTDNNLAAKDGPATHQLVIRPGIVADCGTIIGRVFEDKNFDGEQQNGEPGIPNAVIFLENGNRITTDPNGLFSVANVLPGSHTGVLDLSSIPGYTLAPNHKFRERNTQSRWVRLEPGGLVRMNFAVTPSKQE; the protein is encoded by the coding sequence ATGAATCGTCCTTGTAAAAAAAAACAGATAACTTTTGGTATTAACTGGAAACAAAGTTTAACAAAAATAGTTTTTTTGGTTAGTTTTTTGCATACTAGCGCACCCATAGTAGTAACCGCGCAAGATACTCGTGTGGTTAATCTTACTAACCAAGCTACTTATACTTATCAAGATAATGATCAAAATATTCCATATCAAGGAATTACTAGTCAACTTCAAGTTAGTCCTATCCCATTAGTTGACCCATCAGGAAGGATTTTAGGTTGTGGGGGTACACCCCTAGCAGACTATACAGGTTTTTCTGTAGGTATATATGAACCTAACCCCTCTGACCCCACCGGAACAGAATTAGGGCAATTACTTTCTTTAACCCGTACCGAAATTCCTGATATTCCGAGTAACAATATTCCTGGTGGTAAATCACCCAATAGCGAGAATAGTAATCCCTTTTCGATTACTAATAATCCAGCCGGTTTCTATAATTTTTTACTTGACCCCAATCGAGGCCAAACCGATCCGGGGAGACAATATATTTTAGTTATTAATCCTCCAGCTAATTCTATATACCAACAACGGCGGATTAAAATTGAAATCATCGATCGCACAGGTACAGGTAATAACACTATTGTGCGTTATGCTGCTACCTCTTTAGATGGTCAACCAATCCGAATTACAGGCGAAACCAGAGTAGAAGATAGCGTTGTTGTCGTACCCAATGCAGAGGTAGTGGGGCTAGATTTATTAGCTTTTGCCTTGACCACTAATATGTGTCAAGCACAGCAATTACAGATTATTAAAACAGGCGATCGCGCCACGGCGGAACCAGGGGATACAGTTATTTACCGTATATCAGTGAAAAACTTATCTGATACTACTTTAAATAACTTAGTTGTCACTGATACCTTGCCTTTAGGCTTTAATTTCATTAACAAATCTGTGCGTGGTGAGTTAAACGGTCAAGCAGTTAACATTACCACGGAGCGCAATGGCAATACAGTTACCTTCCGCACAGATGTCACAATTCCATCTCAAACAGTTGTCAATATTGCCTATGCTGCCCAACTCACACCTGATGCAGTGCGGGGGACTGGCCGCAATAGTGCGATCGCTCGTGTACTTAGAACTGACAACAACCTAGCTGCCAAGGATGGCCCTGCAACTCACCAATTAGTCATTCGTCCAGGGATTGTGGCTGACTGCGGCACAATTATCGGTCGTGTGTTTGAAGATAAAAACTTTGACGGCGAACAGCAAAATGGCGAACCAGGAATTCCCAATGCCGTAATTTTTCTAGAAAACGGTAATCGCATCACCACAGATCCCAATGGTTTGTTTTCTGTCGCCAATGTTTTGCCAGGAAGCCATACAGGAGTACTCGACCTCAGCAGCATTCCCGGCTACACTCTAGCCCCCAACCACAAATTCCGCGAACGTAATACGCAATCTCGCTGGGTACGTCTGGAACCTGGCGGCTTAGTCAGAATGAACTTTGCTGTCACCCCCAGCAAGCAGGAGTAA
- a CDS encoding DUF11 domain-containing protein produces the protein MKQIFMAGIGASLLLTTASFITNLSGVFHWQKFNIAVAQTPQKTQALKLVLAAEKQVLFKDQQGKQKVNWQALKGQAVVQSGDILRYTLTGENTSDRPLKNLTLNQPIPKGMIYILKSANFTGDAKITYSIDGGRSFVENPTLKVTLPNGKLETKPAPANAYTHIRLQLPLVAAKTKVKLTYQTQVR, from the coding sequence ATGAAACAAATTTTTATGGCTGGGATAGGAGCAAGTTTATTGCTGACCACAGCCTCTTTTATAACTAATTTATCAGGGGTATTTCATTGGCAAAAATTTAACATTGCCGTTGCTCAAACTCCACAAAAAACACAGGCTTTAAAGTTAGTTTTGGCAGCAGAAAAGCAGGTTTTATTTAAAGATCAGCAAGGTAAGCAAAAGGTAAATTGGCAAGCATTAAAAGGGCAAGCAGTAGTACAATCGGGAGATATATTACGGTATACCTTGACTGGGGAAAATACAAGCGATCGCCCACTAAAAAATCTTACACTCAATCAACCCATTCCCAAGGGAATGATTTATATTTTAAAATCTGCCAATTTTACTGGTGATGCCAAAATTACCTACAGCATTGACGGCGGACGTAGTTTTGTTGAAAATCCCACATTAAAAGTTACTCTACCAAACGGCAAATTAGAAACCAAACCAGCACCTGCAAATGCTTACACTCACATCCGGTTACAACTTCCCTTGGTAGCAGCAAAAACTAAGGTTAAATTAACTTATCAAACTCAGGTACGCTAA